In the genome of Psychromonas sp. psych-6C06, one region contains:
- a CDS encoding ATP-dependent zinc protease: MFFNKKTLLSAFTAIAMTGCASTANTEQQAQISQLENTLSEAQTLTQQTQEELKAVNATLVASQEKVDSLTLALKESKQSAKKTTAEKTTSVTKVTHANDKTILGQAEWVYVSKVKDNFKGRIDTGAATSSINAVDIERFERDGEKWVRFNLTHKEGKKAQMIEAKIIRIAKIVQSSKPGEETERPVIQLHVRIGDVAHLTEFTLTDRLHMEYPVLIGRTFMQDVVLVDVSKEYIFPKYQAPAKK; encoded by the coding sequence ATGTTTTTCAATAAAAAAACACTATTATCCGCCTTTACAGCTATTGCAATGACAGGCTGTGCAAGCACTGCAAATACCGAGCAACAGGCTCAGATATCTCAACTAGAAAACACACTTAGTGAAGCACAGACTTTAACACAGCAAACCCAGGAAGAGCTTAAAGCTGTCAACGCAACACTCGTTGCAAGTCAAGAAAAAGTAGACTCATTAACATTAGCACTAAAAGAAAGTAAACAATCTGCTAAGAAAACCACTGCAGAAAAGACGACATCAGTAACGAAAGTGACACATGCGAATGACAAAACTATTCTGGGGCAAGCAGAATGGGTTTACGTATCGAAAGTCAAAGATAACTTTAAAGGCCGAATTGATACAGGTGCTGCAACATCATCAATCAATGCTGTTGATATAGAACGCTTTGAGCGTGATGGTGAAAAGTGGGTACGCTTTAACTTAACGCATAAAGAAGGTAAGAAAGCACAGATGATTGAAGCAAAAATCATTCGTATCGCAAAAATCGTGCAATCAAGCAAACCAGGTGAAGAAACCGAGCGCCCAGTTATACAGTTACACGTTCGAATTGGCGATGTAGCACACTTAACTGAGTTCACACTTACTGACCGTTTACACATGGAATACCCTGTCTTAATTGGGCGCACTTTCATGCAGGATGTTGTACTAGTTGATGTCAGTAAAGAATATATTTTTCCAAAATACCAAGCGCCAGCTAAAAAATAA
- a CDS encoding MATE family efflux transporter, producing MKNKLATFRAPDFQHKLWKLALPITFQSLLYSFLGLVDILMVSQLGESEIAAVGLGNKIFFFNLLMMVGISHAGGVLAAQYYGAEDLSGLRRSLVVSLLFSIISVIPFILLYTLSPQTVTGLASEDATLLSLSNDYLVITAYSFIFTAVVLPLETALRSAGDTKTAMNISFLVLPLNALLNYIFIFGHLGFPEMGVAGSAWGTVLARLAQMLLMLIFVVKKRPFIIAKIEEVKQALTLFEIKRYTKLALPMVLHDSGWALGVLVYTLIFAMIGVQELAVMSMVSTIEQTIFALFIGIAIASGTMIGHQLGAKAFAQAWQEAWTFILFVPILAFIIAPFIIIFREPILSLFPSLSLEAMTSASQVLLVLALVLFIRVINFIGIIGVLRSGGDINYSTFVDIFCMWCVGIPLTFIAVKYYHFSLVEAYIVMLSEELIKVLLVIHRVHKKHWLRNMLGHDHK from the coding sequence ATGAAGAACAAGCTAGCGACCTTTCGCGCCCCTGATTTTCAGCATAAACTCTGGAAACTAGCGCTACCAATCACCTTTCAATCTTTACTGTATTCATTTTTGGGCTTGGTTGATATTTTAATGGTTAGCCAACTGGGTGAAAGTGAAATTGCAGCCGTTGGTTTAGGCAATAAAATTTTCTTCTTTAACTTATTAATGATGGTAGGTATTAGCCATGCTGGAGGTGTACTAGCGGCACAATATTATGGCGCAGAGGATCTTTCAGGGCTTCGCAGAAGTCTAGTCGTATCATTACTGTTTAGTATTATCAGCGTAATCCCCTTTATTCTCCTATATACACTGTCACCACAAACCGTCACAGGCTTAGCAAGCGAGGATGCAACCTTACTCAGTTTATCCAACGATTATTTAGTGATAACAGCCTACAGCTTTATATTTACAGCCGTTGTATTACCTTTAGAAACAGCCCTTCGTTCGGCAGGTGATACAAAAACAGCGATGAATATCAGCTTTTTAGTTTTACCTTTAAATGCGCTACTTAATTACATCTTTATTTTTGGCCATTTAGGTTTTCCTGAAATGGGTGTAGCAGGAAGTGCATGGGGAACAGTATTAGCACGCTTGGCACAAATGCTGTTGATGCTCATTTTTGTCGTTAAAAAACGGCCTTTCATTATTGCTAAAATAGAAGAGGTGAAGCAAGCACTTACTCTTTTTGAGATAAAACGCTACACCAAATTAGCATTACCAATGGTGCTCCATGACAGTGGCTGGGCACTTGGCGTATTAGTTTACACACTTATATTCGCAATGATTGGTGTGCAAGAGCTCGCGGTGATGAGCATGGTATCAACGATAGAACAAACGATATTTGCTTTGTTTATCGGCATCGCCATTGCAAGTGGAACAATGATAGGCCATCAACTTGGTGCTAAAGCCTTTGCCCAGGCATGGCAAGAGGCTTGGACTTTTATTCTTTTTGTACCTATTTTGGCATTTATCATAGCACCATTTATTATTATATTTCGCGAGCCAATTTTATCGCTGTTTCCCAGTTTATCTTTAGAGGCAATGACCAGTGCCTCTCAGGTTTTACTAGTTTTAGCTCTCGTACTATTTATTCGTGTGATCAACTTTATTGGCATTATTGGCGTATTACGCAGTGGTGGAGATATTAATTACAGTACATTCGTTGATATATTTTGCATGTGGTGTGTTGGCATACCACTAACATTTATTGCCGTGAAGTATTATCATTTTTCATTAGTTGAAGCCTATATTGTCATGCTATCCGAAGAGCTTATTAAGGTGTTATTAGTCATTCACCGAGTGCATAAAAAGCATTGGTTAAGGAACATGCTAGGTCATGATCATAAATAG
- the lnt gene encoding apolipoprotein N-acyltransferase: MKSSVINGIDKLSQTLAGQLFFAIALGALQVFAFAPFEYWWTLYPSFIGLFFLLQQVEKTTKSFFLVSFIFNLSMFIATIHWVYVSMALFGGMPTIVSVFLIALLCAYLAIFPSTALWASLRLRFLSKAQRYLIILPVFWLLMDWFRGWFLTGFPWVYLGYSHADTPLVGFAPILGVQGITLAILLICAAMMLLIQKQHIKLSLLLISSLVISGYFLQKVKYTDLQPAIKVALVQGNIDQNEKWEKSQLYPSLFKYLDLSEAGDNSDRENELVIWPESAVAALEIDMQRFLQPLSKELSMKGKTLMTGIIEYDINQDRYYNGIIMLGKLPIGADYSQKSSNRYRKHQLLPIGEFVPFETFLRPLAPYFNLPMSSFQRGNEIQQNLQTNSVKLAPALCYEVAFPELLRNNVLENTGMLLTLSNDAWFGSSIGPDQHLEIARMRAIEFARPILRSTNNGITAIYDDQGNELGRLPSNKEGVLRQQVQPALGLTPYQRAGSIPLYLYCFFMLIGIFLYHYKRVK, from the coding sequence TTGAAGAGTAGTGTAATCAATGGCATTGATAAATTAAGCCAAACATTAGCAGGGCAACTTTTTTTTGCTATTGCTTTAGGCGCTTTACAAGTCTTTGCTTTCGCTCCCTTTGAGTATTGGTGGACCCTCTACCCCTCATTCATTGGTTTATTCTTTCTTTTACAGCAGGTTGAAAAAACAACTAAGTCTTTTTTCTTAGTTAGCTTTATTTTCAACCTGAGTATGTTCATTGCTACGATCCATTGGGTTTACGTCAGCATGGCGCTCTTTGGTGGTATGCCCACCATTGTTAGCGTATTTTTAATCGCTCTACTTTGCGCATATCTTGCTATTTTTCCCTCAACAGCACTGTGGGCATCATTACGCTTACGCTTTCTCTCCAAGGCGCAACGTTATTTAATCATCTTACCTGTTTTTTGGTTATTAATGGATTGGTTTAGAGGCTGGTTTTTAACTGGATTTCCTTGGGTTTATTTAGGTTATAGCCATGCTGATACGCCTTTAGTCGGTTTCGCGCCCATTTTAGGTGTACAGGGGATCACATTAGCAATCCTCCTTATTTGTGCGGCGATGATGCTACTTATACAAAAACAACATATAAAACTAAGCCTTTTATTAATCAGTAGCTTGGTTATCAGTGGCTATTTTCTCCAGAAGGTAAAATACACTGATTTACAACCCGCTATTAAGGTCGCATTAGTGCAGGGTAATATCGATCAAAATGAAAAATGGGAAAAAAGCCAACTCTACCCTTCTCTCTTTAAATATTTAGATTTAAGCGAGGCTGGCGATAATAGCGATCGTGAAAATGAACTCGTCATTTGGCCAGAGTCCGCTGTTGCAGCACTGGAAATTGATATGCAGCGCTTTTTACAACCCCTTTCTAAAGAACTGTCTATGAAAGGTAAAACCTTGATGACCGGTATAATTGAATACGATATTAATCAAGATAGGTATTATAACGGCATCATTATGCTTGGAAAATTACCAATTGGTGCCGATTATTCGCAAAAAAGCAGCAATCGATACCGTAAACATCAGCTATTGCCTATCGGAGAATTTGTTCCTTTCGAAACATTTTTAAGACCACTGGCTCCCTATTTCAACCTACCAATGTCAAGTTTTCAGCGTGGTAATGAAATACAGCAGAATCTTCAGACAAACTCTGTAAAATTAGCCCCAGCACTTTGTTATGAAGTTGCATTTCCTGAGTTACTGCGCAACAACGTATTAGAAAATACCGGCATGCTATTAACTCTAAGCAACGACGCATGGTTTGGTAGCTCTATTGGACCAGATCAACATCTAGAAATAGCAAGAATGCGCGCCATTGAATTTGCAAGACCAATTTTACGTAGTACCAATAACGGCATCACTGCAATTTATGATGATCAAGGTAATGAGCTAGGACGCCTACCTTCAAATAAAGAGGGCGTATTACGCCAACAGGTACAACCCGCATTAGGCTTGACACCCTATCAGCGTGCGGGCTCTATTCCACTTTATTTATACTGTTTTTTCATGCTAATAGGGATATTTCTATACCATTATAAGCGAGTAAAATAG
- the corC gene encoding CNNM family magnesium/cobalt transport protein CorC (CorC(YbeX) belongs to the Cyclin M Mg2+ Exporter (CNNM) family, and was characterized as belonging to a set of three proteins, at least one of which must be present for CorA to function.), protein MSEEHSTNEQAKTGLLDKIGNLFQAEPKNQTELLDLINGAKKRDLIDQKTKEMIKGVLDVSNLRVRDIMIPRSQMVTLGLQQSVEEFLPILIESAHSRFPVITEDKDHIVGLLLAKDLIQYGFSGDPDSFKIEDVLRKAVVVPESKRLDTLLKEFRSQRYHMAIVVDEYGGVSGLVTIEDILEVIVGEIDDEFDDIDVDEIRKIGKRTYTVNALTTVDDFNNYFGTTYDIENQDTIGGLITHRLGHLPGRGESITISGYKYKVMNADNRRLVQLQVRIPKELKNIEE, encoded by the coding sequence AAAACCAAACAGAATTATTAGATCTCATCAATGGCGCTAAAAAACGCGATTTAATAGATCAAAAAACCAAAGAGATGATAAAAGGTGTATTAGATGTCTCGAACTTGCGCGTTCGCGATATCATGATCCCTCGTTCGCAAATGGTAACACTCGGGTTGCAACAAAGCGTTGAAGAGTTTTTACCTATCCTTATCGAATCAGCACACTCCAGATTCCCAGTAATCACTGAAGATAAAGATCATATTGTTGGTTTGCTATTAGCTAAAGACTTAATTCAATATGGATTCAGTGGCGATCCTGATTCATTTAAAATTGAAGATGTGTTACGTAAAGCAGTAGTTGTACCTGAAAGTAAGCGTTTAGATACATTACTTAAAGAGTTTCGGAGTCAGCGTTATCACATGGCCATTGTGGTAGATGAATATGGTGGTGTATCTGGATTAGTGACCATTGAAGATATTCTGGAAGTAATAGTTGGTGAAATTGACGATGAGTTTGATGATATTGATGTTGATGAAATCAGAAAGATTGGTAAGCGCACCTATACCGTTAACGCGCTGACCACGGTAGATGATTTTAATAACTACTTTGGTACGACCTATGACATTGAAAACCAAGATACTATTGGTGGTTTGATCACCCACCGTTTAGGGCACCTGCCAGGTCGCGGTGAAAGCATCACAATCAGCGGTTATAAATATAAAGTGATGAACGCAGATAATCGTCGTTTAGTACAATTACAGGTTCGTATACCAAAAGAGTTAAAAAATATTGAAGAGTAG